The proteins below are encoded in one region of Manis javanica isolate MJ-LG chromosome 8, MJ_LKY, whole genome shotgun sequence:
- the LOC108389865 gene encoding nucleolar protein 9 isoform X3, which yields MGLGPRSAHKAGSRFPAGGKRGLGAKGSGRPGAGRQRHPCPPSDRHSDAALAAQPHLSPEALGYFRRALSALKEAPETGEERELMVHNVLKEVEAQTLALATNRTGSEMLQELLGFSPLKPLCRVWAALCSNLRLVACHRCAVHVLQSALLQLPRLLGSLAEEDEEEDGKDGPLENLEDLVLGLASEVCDDFLFYCGDTHGTFLVRTLLQVLGGTLLESQRAKHHGSQSPEAQRAPARECKPTDFEVPDTFLNRLQDLSSCFLKDIAVFITDKISSFCLQVALQVLYRKLPQFCVHLCNAVIGYLSSRNSSADGSPLLLFLRDRTSSRLLEQVLRMLEPPRLQSLFEDHFHGQLQTLAAHPIANFPLQRLLDAVTTPELLSPVFEELSPALETVLARGRPGVVIALVGACRRVGALQAQVLQLLLEAFHCAEPSSRQVACVPLFATLMTYEVYYGLMQEEEAVPAEHQMEMATAKALGEVTVLGSLLLQHLLHFSNPSLVLRSLGALTGPQLLTLAQNPAGSHVLDAVLTSTSVTCRQRRRVLKTLKGSGIRS from the exons ATGGGACTGGGACCACGCTCCGCCCACAAGGCAGGGAGCCGGTTCCCAGCTGGCGGCAAACGAGGGCTCGGTGCCAAGGGGTCTGGGCGGCCCGGAGCAGGCCGCCAGCGGCACCCGTGCCCGCCCTCGGACCGACATTCGGACGCGGCTCTGGCTGCACAGCCTCACCTGAGTCCCGAAGCTCTGGGCTATTTCCGCCGGGCCCTATCCGCCCTGAAAGAGGCTCCGGAGACCGGAGAAGAACGAG AGTTGATGGTGCACAATGTTTTGAAGGAAGTGGAGGCTCAGACCCTAGCCTTGGCCACAAACAGGACTGGCAGTGAGATGCTGCAGGAGCTGTTGGGGTTCAGTCCTCTGAAACCGCTGTGTCGAGTATGGGCTGCACTGTGCTCCAACTTGCGCTTGGTGGCCTGTCATCGATGCGCCGTCCATGTATTGCAAAGTGCTTTGCTACAGCTGCCTCGATTGCTGGGGAGCCTTGcagaggaggacgaggaggaggatgGGAAGGATGGTCCCTTGGAGAACCTGGAGGATCTGGTCCTGGGACTAGCCTCTGAGGTGTgtgatgattttcttttctactgtGGAGACACACATGGCACGTTCCTGGTCCGAACTCTGCTGCAGGTGTTAGGAGGGACTCTTCTGGAGTCTCAGAGAGCCAAGCACCATGGCTCTCAGTCACCCG AAGCCCAAAGGGCCCCAGCTCGGGAATGTAAACCAACTGATTTTGAAGTCCCTGACACCTTCTTGAATCGTCTTCAGGATCTAAGCTCTTGCTTTCTGAAGGACATTGCTG TATTTATCACCGACAAGATCTCCAGCTTCTGCCTTCAAGTGGCCTTACAGGTCTTATACCGCAAACTGCCCCAGTTTTGTGTCCATCTCTGCAATGCTGTGATTGGCTACCTGAGTAGCCGCAATTCCTCAGCAGATGGCAG CCCACTACTGCTATTTCTGCGGGACCGGACGAGCTCCAGACTCCTGGAGCAGGTGCTGCGCATGTTGGAGCCCCCAAGGCTCCAGAGCCTGTTTGAAGATCACTTCCACGGGCAGCTGCAGACCCTGGCTGCACATCCCATTGCCAACTTCCCTCTTCAGCGTTTACTGGATGCTGTCACTACCCCTGAGCTA CTGTCCCCTGTGTTTGAGGAGCTGAGCCCTGCCTTGGAAACTGTTCTGGCCCGGGGTCGCCCAGGGGTAGTCATTGCCCTGGTGGGAGCCTGCCGCAGAGTTGGGGCCCTCCAAGCCCAGGTCCTGCAGCTGTTGTTGGAG GCATTCCACTGTGCAGAGCCTTCCTCTCGGCAAGTAGCCTGTGTGCCTCTCTTTGCCACTTTGATGACTTACGAGGTGTACTATGGACtgatgcaggaggaggaggcagtgcCTGCGGAGCACCAG ATGGAAATGGCCACAGCCAAGGCCCTCGGGGAAGTGACAGTTCTTGGGTCTCTGCTGCTCCAGCATCTGCTACACTTCTCTAACCCTAGTCTTGTACTTCGAAGTCTGGGTGCTTTGACAGGACCACAGCTTCTGACTCTGGCCCAGAACCCTGCTGGTTCCCATGTGCTTGATGCTGTCTTGACCAGCACCTCTGTGACGTGCAGACAGCGCCGCCGTGTGCTGAAGACCCTAAAA GGGAGCGGAATCAGGAGCTGA
- the LOC108389865 gene encoding nucleolar protein 9 isoform X1: MGLGPRSAHKAGSRFPAGGKRGLGAKGSGRPGAGRQRHPCPPSDRHSDAALAAQPHLSPEALGYFRRALSALKEAPETGEERELMVHNVLKEVEAQTLALATNRTGSEMLQELLGFSPLKPLCRVWAALCSNLRLVACHRCAVHVLQSALLQLPRLLGSLAEEDEEEDGKDGPLENLEDLVLGLASEVCDDFLFYCGDTHGTFLVRTLLQVLGGTLLESQRAKHHGSQSPEAQRAPARECKPTDFEVPDTFLNRLQDLSSCFLKDIAVFITDKISSFCLQVALQVLYRKLPQFCVHLCNAVIGYLSSRNSSADGSPLLLFLRDRTSSRLLEQVLRMLEPPRLQSLFEDHFHGQLQTLAAHPIANFPLQRLLDAVTTPELLSPVFEELSPALETVLARGRPGVVIALVGACRRVGALQAQVLQLLLEAFHCAEPSSRQVACVPLFATLMTYEVYYGLMQEEEAVPAEHQMEMATAKALGEVTVLGSLLLQHLLHFSNPSLVLRSLGALTGPQLLTLAQNPAGSHVLDAVLTSTSVTCRQRRRVLKTLKGQYVALACSRHGSRVLDAIWSGAALGVRKEIAAELGERNQELIRDPFGHHVARNVALATFVKRREAWEQQQGPVAKRRRALNSILEG, from the exons ATGGGACTGGGACCACGCTCCGCCCACAAGGCAGGGAGCCGGTTCCCAGCTGGCGGCAAACGAGGGCTCGGTGCCAAGGGGTCTGGGCGGCCCGGAGCAGGCCGCCAGCGGCACCCGTGCCCGCCCTCGGACCGACATTCGGACGCGGCTCTGGCTGCACAGCCTCACCTGAGTCCCGAAGCTCTGGGCTATTTCCGCCGGGCCCTATCCGCCCTGAAAGAGGCTCCGGAGACCGGAGAAGAACGAG AGTTGATGGTGCACAATGTTTTGAAGGAAGTGGAGGCTCAGACCCTAGCCTTGGCCACAAACAGGACTGGCAGTGAGATGCTGCAGGAGCTGTTGGGGTTCAGTCCTCTGAAACCGCTGTGTCGAGTATGGGCTGCACTGTGCTCCAACTTGCGCTTGGTGGCCTGTCATCGATGCGCCGTCCATGTATTGCAAAGTGCTTTGCTACAGCTGCCTCGATTGCTGGGGAGCCTTGcagaggaggacgaggaggaggatgGGAAGGATGGTCCCTTGGAGAACCTGGAGGATCTGGTCCTGGGACTAGCCTCTGAGGTGTgtgatgattttcttttctactgtGGAGACACACATGGCACGTTCCTGGTCCGAACTCTGCTGCAGGTGTTAGGAGGGACTCTTCTGGAGTCTCAGAGAGCCAAGCACCATGGCTCTCAGTCACCCG AAGCCCAAAGGGCCCCAGCTCGGGAATGTAAACCAACTGATTTTGAAGTCCCTGACACCTTCTTGAATCGTCTTCAGGATCTAAGCTCTTGCTTTCTGAAGGACATTGCTG TATTTATCACCGACAAGATCTCCAGCTTCTGCCTTCAAGTGGCCTTACAGGTCTTATACCGCAAACTGCCCCAGTTTTGTGTCCATCTCTGCAATGCTGTGATTGGCTACCTGAGTAGCCGCAATTCCTCAGCAGATGGCAG CCCACTACTGCTATTTCTGCGGGACCGGACGAGCTCCAGACTCCTGGAGCAGGTGCTGCGCATGTTGGAGCCCCCAAGGCTCCAGAGCCTGTTTGAAGATCACTTCCACGGGCAGCTGCAGACCCTGGCTGCACATCCCATTGCCAACTTCCCTCTTCAGCGTTTACTGGATGCTGTCACTACCCCTGAGCTA CTGTCCCCTGTGTTTGAGGAGCTGAGCCCTGCCTTGGAAACTGTTCTGGCCCGGGGTCGCCCAGGGGTAGTCATTGCCCTGGTGGGAGCCTGCCGCAGAGTTGGGGCCCTCCAAGCCCAGGTCCTGCAGCTGTTGTTGGAG GCATTCCACTGTGCAGAGCCTTCCTCTCGGCAAGTAGCCTGTGTGCCTCTCTTTGCCACTTTGATGACTTACGAGGTGTACTATGGACtgatgcaggaggaggaggcagtgcCTGCGGAGCACCAG ATGGAAATGGCCACAGCCAAGGCCCTCGGGGAAGTGACAGTTCTTGGGTCTCTGCTGCTCCAGCATCTGCTACACTTCTCTAACCCTAGTCTTGTACTTCGAAGTCTGGGTGCTTTGACAGGACCACAGCTTCTGACTCTGGCCCAGAACCCTGCTGGTTCCCATGTGCTTGATGCTGTCTTGACCAGCACCTCTGTGACGTGCAGACAGCGCCGCCGTGTGCTGAAGACCCTAAAA GGACAATATGTGGCTCTGGCCTGTAGTCGCCATGGCAGCCGTGTGCTAGATGCCATTTGGAGTGGAGCTGCCCTGGGGGTCCGGAAGGAAATTGCTGCTGAGCTGG GGGAGCGGAATCAGGAGCTGATAAGAGACCCTTTTGGCCATCATGTGGCTCGAAACGTGGCCCTGGCTACTTTCGTGAAGCGGCGAGAGGCTTGGGAACAGCAGCAGGGGCCAGTGGCCAAGCGGAGGCGGGCTTTGAACTCAATACTTGAAGGCTGA
- the LOC140843010 gene encoding dehydrogenase/reductase SDR family member 1-like: protein MVASMKGQVCVVTGASRGIGRGIALQLCQEGATVYITGRRLDTLQATAQEAQSRGGRCVPVVCDSSQESQVRSLFEQVDREQHGRLDVLVNNAFAGAEAILKNKNKTFWECPASIWDDINDVGLRGHYLCSVYGARLMVPAGRGLIVIISSVGGLQYFFNVPYGVGKAACDRLAADCAQELKRHGVSYVSLWPGLVQTEVMKDQMLKGDTNDPLFKQLKFNFPTAETTEVSGKCVVALATDPKILNLSGRVLPSCDLARRYRLRDVDGRPIHNYLSVSSVLSNGTNMGWLASYMPGFLRAPKWILTLCTSKF, encoded by the exons ATGGTAGCTTCCATGAAGGGCCAAGTGTGCGTGGTGACTGGTGCTTCCAGGGGTATTGGCCGAGGCATCGCCTTGCAACTCTGCCAAGAAGGTGCCACAGTATACATCACTGGCCGCCGTCTCGACACGCTGCAGGCCACTGCTCAGGAG GCACAATCCCGAGGTGGCCGGTGTGTGCCCGTGGTGTGTGATTCAAGCCAGGAGAGTCAAGTACGAAGCCTGTTTGAGCAGGTGGATCGGGAACAGCATGGGCGTCTGGATGTGCTGGTTAACAATGCCTTTGCTGGGGCCGAG GcaatcctgaaaaacaaaaacaaaacattctggGAATGCCCCGCCTCCATTTGGGATGATATCAACGATGTTGGACTCAG AGGACACTACCTCTGCTCGGTGTACGGAGCTCGGTTGATGGTACCAGCAGGCCGCGGCCTCATCGTGATCATCTCCTCCGTTGGGGGTCTGCAATATTTCTTCAATGTCCCCTATGGTGTGGGCAAAGCTGCG TGTGACAGGCTGGCTGCTGACTGTGCCCAGGAGCTGAAGCGCCATGGTGTCAGCTATGTGTCTCTGTGGCCAGGATTGGTGCAGACGGAAGTGATGAAAGATCAGATGTTGAAGGGAGACACTAACGATCCCCTGTTTAAACAG CTCAAATTTAATTTCCCAACTGCCGAGACCACAGAAGTGAGTGGCAAATGTGTAGTGGCTTTGGCAACAG ACCCCAAAATCCTGAACCTGAGTGGGAGGGTGCTGCCGTCTTGTGACCTTGCTCGACGCTACCGCCTTCGTGATGTGGATG GCCGTCCCATCCACAACTATTTGTCTGTGAGCTCCGTTCTCTCCAATGGCACTAACATGGGCTGGCTGGCCTCCTACATGCCCGGCTTTCTCCGTGCCCCCAAGTGGATTTTAACTCTCTGCACCAGCAAGTTCTGA
- the LOC140843108 gene encoding lipid transferase CIDEB, which yields MEHLSALNPRGLLRSLSYMSSEFGRRVWTSAPPPQRPFRVCDQKRTTRKGLTAATRQELLDKALESLLLSGELTLVLEEDGTAVESEDFLQLLEDDTCLMVLECGQSWSPSRSGVLSYGLGQEKPKHSKDIARITFDVYKQNPRDLFGSLNIKATFYGLYSMSCDFQGLGPKKVLRELLRWTSTLLQGLGHMLLGISSTLRHTLEGAERGQWQHRGRLHPY from the exons ATGGAGCACCTCTCTGCCCTGAACCCCAGAGGCTTACTCAG GTCACTATCCTATATGAGCTCTGAGTTTGGCCGGAGGGTCTGGACCTCAGCTCCACCACCCCAGCGACCTTTCCGTGTCTGTGATCAAAAGAGGACCACTCGGAAAGGCCTGACAGCTGCCACCCGCCAGGAACTTCTAGACAAG GCCCTGGAGAGCCTGCTGCTGAGTGGGGAGCTCACACTGGTGCTAGAGGAGGATGGGACTGCCGTGGAGAGCGAGGACTTCTTGCAGCTGTTGGAGGATGACACATGCCTGATGGTGCTGGAGTGCGGGCAGAGCTGGAGCCCCAGCAGG AGTGGGGTGCTGTCATACGGCCTGGGCCAGGAGAAGCCCAAGCACAGCAAGGACATCGCGCGCATCACCTTCGACGTGTACAAGCAAAACCCCAGAGACCTCTTCGGCAGCCTGAACATCAAAGCCACCTTCTACGGGCTCTACTCCATGAGCTGCGACTTTCAAGGACTCGGCCCAAAGAAAGTACTCAG ggaGCTCCTCCGTTGGACCTCCACACTACTGCAAGGCCTGGGCCACATGTTGCTGGGAATTTCTTCCACCCTTCGCCACACACTGGAAGGAGCGGAGCGGGGGCAGTGGCAGCACCGGGGCCGCCTCCATCCCTACTGA
- the LOC108389865 gene encoding nucleolar protein 9 isoform X2: protein MGLGPRSAHKAGSRFPAGGKRGLGAKGSGRPGAGRQRHPCPPSDRHSDAALAAQPHLSPEALGYFRRALSALKEAPETGEERELMVHNVLKEVEAQTLALATNRTGSEMLQELLGFSPLKPLCRVWAALCSNLRLVACHRCAVHVLQSALLQLPRLLGSLAEEDEEEDGKDGPLENLEDLVLGLASEVCDDFLFYCGDTHGTFLVRTLLQVLGGTLLESQRAKHHGSQSPEAQRAPARECKPTDFEVPDTFLNRLQDLSSCFLKDIAVFITDKISSFCLQVALQVLYRKLPQFCVHLCNAVIGYLSSRNSSADGSPLLLFLRDRTSSRLLEQVLRMLEPPRLQSLFEDHFHGQLQTLAAHPIANFPLQRLLDAVTTPELLSPVFEELSPALETVLARGRPGVVIALVGACRRVGALQAQVLQLLLEAFHCAEPSSRQVACVPLFATLMTYEVYYGLMQEEEAVPAEHQMEMATAKALGEVTVLGSLLLQHLLHFSNPSLVLRSLGALTGPQLLTLAQNPAGSHVLDAVLTSTSVTCRQRRRVLKTLKTTGSLGSGLQVSSDFSSKEWSWPWVCSVLLSPSPLLMV, encoded by the exons ATGGGACTGGGACCACGCTCCGCCCACAAGGCAGGGAGCCGGTTCCCAGCTGGCGGCAAACGAGGGCTCGGTGCCAAGGGGTCTGGGCGGCCCGGAGCAGGCCGCCAGCGGCACCCGTGCCCGCCCTCGGACCGACATTCGGACGCGGCTCTGGCTGCACAGCCTCACCTGAGTCCCGAAGCTCTGGGCTATTTCCGCCGGGCCCTATCCGCCCTGAAAGAGGCTCCGGAGACCGGAGAAGAACGAG AGTTGATGGTGCACAATGTTTTGAAGGAAGTGGAGGCTCAGACCCTAGCCTTGGCCACAAACAGGACTGGCAGTGAGATGCTGCAGGAGCTGTTGGGGTTCAGTCCTCTGAAACCGCTGTGTCGAGTATGGGCTGCACTGTGCTCCAACTTGCGCTTGGTGGCCTGTCATCGATGCGCCGTCCATGTATTGCAAAGTGCTTTGCTACAGCTGCCTCGATTGCTGGGGAGCCTTGcagaggaggacgaggaggaggatgGGAAGGATGGTCCCTTGGAGAACCTGGAGGATCTGGTCCTGGGACTAGCCTCTGAGGTGTgtgatgattttcttttctactgtGGAGACACACATGGCACGTTCCTGGTCCGAACTCTGCTGCAGGTGTTAGGAGGGACTCTTCTGGAGTCTCAGAGAGCCAAGCACCATGGCTCTCAGTCACCCG AAGCCCAAAGGGCCCCAGCTCGGGAATGTAAACCAACTGATTTTGAAGTCCCTGACACCTTCTTGAATCGTCTTCAGGATCTAAGCTCTTGCTTTCTGAAGGACATTGCTG TATTTATCACCGACAAGATCTCCAGCTTCTGCCTTCAAGTGGCCTTACAGGTCTTATACCGCAAACTGCCCCAGTTTTGTGTCCATCTCTGCAATGCTGTGATTGGCTACCTGAGTAGCCGCAATTCCTCAGCAGATGGCAG CCCACTACTGCTATTTCTGCGGGACCGGACGAGCTCCAGACTCCTGGAGCAGGTGCTGCGCATGTTGGAGCCCCCAAGGCTCCAGAGCCTGTTTGAAGATCACTTCCACGGGCAGCTGCAGACCCTGGCTGCACATCCCATTGCCAACTTCCCTCTTCAGCGTTTACTGGATGCTGTCACTACCCCTGAGCTA CTGTCCCCTGTGTTTGAGGAGCTGAGCCCTGCCTTGGAAACTGTTCTGGCCCGGGGTCGCCCAGGGGTAGTCATTGCCCTGGTGGGAGCCTGCCGCAGAGTTGGGGCCCTCCAAGCCCAGGTCCTGCAGCTGTTGTTGGAG GCATTCCACTGTGCAGAGCCTTCCTCTCGGCAAGTAGCCTGTGTGCCTCTCTTTGCCACTTTGATGACTTACGAGGTGTACTATGGACtgatgcaggaggaggaggcagtgcCTGCGGAGCACCAG ATGGAAATGGCCACAGCCAAGGCCCTCGGGGAAGTGACAGTTCTTGGGTCTCTGCTGCTCCAGCATCTGCTACACTTCTCTAACCCTAGTCTTGTACTTCGAAGTCTGGGTGCTTTGACAGGACCACAGCTTCTGACTCTGGCCCAGAACCCTGCTGGTTCCCATGTGCTTGATGCTGTCTTGACCAGCACCTCTGTGACGTGCAGACAGCGCCGCCGTGTGCTGAAGACCCTAAAA ACAACTGGGTCGCTGGGCAGTGGACTTCAGGTCAGCAGTGATTTCAGTTCCAAAGAGTGGTCTTGGCCATGGGTTTGTAGCGTTCTGCTCTCCCCTTCACCTCTGCTAATGGTATAG